A genomic region of Pseudomonadota bacterium contains the following coding sequences:
- the tilS gene encoding tRNA lysidine(34) synthetase TilS, producing MSVGAEEFADLMAGLGPFEAGPRLAVAVSGGADSLALMLLADEWARARGGHALALTVDHGLRPSAAAEARKVGRWLKARDIPHRVLRWEGAKPKTGVQAAARQARYDLLTERCRREGILHLLLAHHQEDQAETFLLRLSRGSGLEGLAGMPRLAEREQVRLLRPLLGLSRARLRATLVCRGQAWLEDPSNENPAFARVRLRALLPMLAEEGLTPARLAAAAMCFGAFRARLDVTVAALLAKSASLYPEGYARLRREAFLAAPSEVGRFGLGRLLRLVGGAPYAPRLDRLDRLYKMLREEKLGRGRTLGGCRVLPVGTGFLICREARAAGESLALRPAAELRWDGRFQVEVVAAKAASAKAKRIQALRLCRLGGEGWAEVVAARPELRACAIPPAVRPTLPAIWDRRGVLAVPHLGYGQDGAAGIILKRLVFASIPPLAGPTFSIV from the coding sequence ATGTCTGTGGGCGCGGAGGAATTTGCCGACCTTATGGCCGGGCTCGGCCCCTTCGAGGCTGGGCCGCGTCTGGCGGTTGCGGTTTCGGGCGGCGCCGACAGCCTGGCGCTCATGCTTTTAGCCGACGAATGGGCGCGGGCGCGCGGTGGCCATGCGCTGGCGTTAACGGTGGATCACGGGCTTCGCCCTTCCGCCGCTGCCGAGGCGCGAAAGGTCGGCCGCTGGCTGAAGGCACGAGACATCCCCCATCGCGTCCTTCGTTGGGAAGGGGCAAAGCCGAAGACCGGCGTTCAGGCGGCCGCCCGCCAGGCGCGTTACGATCTGCTGACGGAACGTTGCCGGCGGGAAGGCATCCTGCACCTTCTTCTCGCCCATCATCAGGAAGACCAGGCAGAGACGTTCCTTTTGCGGTTGTCGCGGGGAAGCGGCCTCGAAGGCCTTGCCGGTATGCCGCGGCTCGCCGAACGGGAGCAGGTTAGACTTTTGCGTCCGCTGCTCGGGCTTTCGCGCGCCCGCCTGCGGGCGACGCTCGTTTGCCGGGGGCAGGCCTGGCTCGAGGATCCCTCGAACGAGAATCCCGCCTTCGCCCGCGTCCGCCTGCGGGCGCTTTTGCCCATGCTGGCCGAGGAAGGCCTGACGCCTGCCCGCCTCGCCGCGGCGGCGATGTGCTTCGGTGCCTTTCGGGCGCGCCTGGACGTAACAGTCGCCGCCCTTCTTGCAAAATCGGCAAGCCTTTACCCGGAAGGCTATGCCCGTTTACGGCGCGAGGCGTTTCTGGCGGCCCCTTCGGAGGTGGGGCGGTTCGGGCTTGGCCGGCTGCTGCGGCTGGTCGGCGGCGCGCCCTACGCTCCGAGGCTCGACCGGCTCGACCGGCTCTACAAGATGTTGCGGGAGGAAAAGCTCGGGCGCGGGCGCACCTTGGGCGGCTGCCGGGTGCTGCCGGTGGGGACAGGTTTCCTCATTTGTCGCGAGGCGCGGGCGGCGGGCGAAAGCCTTGCCTTGCGGCCAGCGGCGGAACTTCGTTGGGATGGGCGCTTCCAGGTCGAGGTGGTGGCGGCGAAGGCGGCCTCCGCCAAAGCGAAACGTATCCAGGCCCTTCGGCTTTGCCGTCTCGGCGGGGAAGGTTGGGCCGAGGTGGTGGCCGCGCGGCCCGAGCTGCGGGCGTGCGCTATTCCGCCCGCCGTTCGGCCGACGCTGCCGGCGATTTGGGACAGGCGCGGTGTCCTCGCCGTGCCCCATCTCGGCTATGGGCAAGACGGGGCTGCGGGGATCATCTTGAAACGCCTGGTTTTTGCGTCCATTCCACCGCTGGCGGGGCCTACTTTTTCTATTGTGTAG
- the ybgF gene encoding tol-pal system protein YbgF, with translation MAVFFLGFLETSPARAQNSDLGALVDRLGRLERDLQILQREVYRGKAAPSSTSPAIEATTASPDSSAPTVAARMEIRMLEIETEIRALTGRIEELQFRLSEFGERLDRVGSDLELRLGALEQRAPAATATPGYSPPPAGEEQPSAPPSAPILGEAPPQAASLPPKEAYNHAFSLLSRRDYGEAERELKAFLAAYPNDALAANATYWLGETYFVRNDFRQAAVTFLEGYQKEPKGSKAPDNLLKLAVSLGNLGEKKEACAALGRLVKEFQNASATVRQRVADERKRSACP, from the coding sequence GTGGCGGTGTTTTTCTTGGGTTTTCTCGAAACCAGCCCCGCCCGGGCGCAGAACTCCGATCTGGGCGCGCTGGTTGATCGGTTGGGCCGGCTCGAACGGGATTTGCAGATACTGCAGCGGGAGGTTTATCGCGGGAAGGCAGCGCCTTCCTCAACTTCGCCCGCGATCGAAGCAACGACCGCCTCGCCCGATTCGTCCGCGCCGACAGTGGCCGCCCGGATGGAAATTCGCATGCTGGAAATCGAGACGGAAATTCGCGCACTCACCGGCCGGATCGAGGAGTTGCAGTTCCGGCTTTCCGAATTCGGCGAACGCCTCGACCGCGTGGGGAGCGATCTCGAACTCCGGCTCGGCGCGCTCGAACAACGCGCGCCTGCGGCAACGGCAACACCGGGCTATTCGCCGCCGCCGGCTGGCGAAGAACAGCCGTCCGCGCCGCCGTCCGCGCCGATCCTCGGGGAGGCGCCGCCGCAGGCGGCCAGCCTGCCGCCGAAGGAGGCTTACAACCATGCCTTTTCGTTGCTCAGCCGTCGCGACTATGGGGAGGCCGAGCGCGAGCTTAAGGCCTTCCTCGCGGCCTATCCGAACGATGCGCTGGCTGCGAACGCGACTTACTGGCTGGGGGAAACCTATTTCGTACGGAACGATTTTCGGCAGGCGGCCGTGACATTTCTGGAGGGCTACCAAAAGGAGCCGAAAGGTTCCAAGGCGCCGGACAATCTCCTCAAGCTTGCGGTCTCGCTTGGCAATCTGGGTGAGAAGAAGGAAGCCTGCGCCGCCTTGGGCCGCCTCGTGAAGGAGTTCCAGAACGCGTCGGCGACGGTCCGGCAGCGCGTCGCCGACGAGCGCAAGCGGAGCGCTTGCCCTTAA
- the pal gene encoding peptidoglycan-associated lipoprotein Pal produces MSPQQELVAKVGDRVFFDFDKYAIRPDAQKTLKAQAEWLQQNPNLTVTVEGHCDERGTREYNLALGERRSNAVRDYLVALGVSASRITTISYGEERPTVLGHDESAWTQNRRGVTKVN; encoded by the coding sequence ATGAGCCCACAACAGGAACTCGTCGCCAAGGTCGGTGACCGGGTTTTCTTCGATTTCGATAAATACGCAATACGGCCGGATGCGCAAAAAACGCTGAAGGCTCAAGCCGAATGGCTGCAGCAGAACCCGAACTTGACCGTTACGGTCGAAGGGCATTGTGACGAGCGGGGCACGCGGGAATACAACCTCGCGCTCGGCGAGCGTCGGTCGAACGCCGTGAGGGATTACCTTGTGGCGCTCGGCGTGTCGGCAAGCCGGATCACGACGATCAGCTATGGAGAAGAGCGGCCGACCGTCCTCGGTCATGACGAATCGGCGTGGACGCAAAATCGTCGTGGGGTAACAAAAGTCAATTAA